One region of Thermococcus sp. MAR1 genomic DNA includes:
- a CDS encoding formate--phosphoribosylaminoimidazolecarboxamide ligase family protein, translating to MISREEILSVLESYDAEKITVGVIGSHSALDIADGAKEEGLPVLVVAQRGRHRTYAEYFKLRKTRDNLTKGFIDEVLILEKFAHIIDVQDELVKRNVIFVPNRSFVVYTGIDRVENDFRVPLFGSRNLLRSEERSEERSYYWILERAGLPYPEPVKPEEIDDVGLVIVKLPHAKKRLERGFFTAASYKEFREKAEKLIKLGVITEEDLAKARIERYIIGPVFNFDFFYSPIDGEIELLGIDWRFETSLDGHVRLPAHQQLTLPEWQFEPEYTVTGHASSTLRESLLEKVFDMAERYVKVTQEYYSPGIIGPFTLQTAVDKDLNFYIYDVAPRTGGGTNIHMAVGHPYGNSLWRRPMSTGRRVALEIKRALELDELEKVVT from the coding sequence ATGATAAGCCGTGAGGAGATTTTGAGCGTTCTCGAAAGCTATGATGCGGAGAAAATCACCGTTGGAGTAATAGGGAGCCACTCCGCGCTGGACATAGCAGATGGAGCAAAGGAGGAAGGCCTTCCCGTCCTGGTGGTTGCCCAGAGGGGCAGGCACAGGACCTACGCCGAGTACTTCAAGCTGAGGAAGACGAGGGACAACCTGACCAAGGGCTTCATCGACGAGGTTCTTATCCTTGAGAAGTTTGCCCACATAATTGATGTCCAGGATGAGCTTGTGAAGAGAAACGTCATCTTCGTGCCAAACCGCTCCTTCGTGGTCTACACTGGCATTGACAGGGTTGAGAACGACTTCAGAGTTCCTCTCTTCGGGAGCAGAAATTTACTCAGAAGCGAGGAGAGGAGCGAGGAGAGGAGCTACTACTGGATCCTTGAGAGGGCCGGGCTCCCTTACCCTGAACCAGTTAAACCAGAAGAGATTGACGACGTCGGCCTCGTCATCGTCAAGCTTCCCCATGCCAAGAAGAGGCTTGAGCGCGGCTTTTTCACGGCAGCAAGCTACAAGGAGTTCCGCGAGAAGGCCGAGAAGCTCATCAAGCTCGGTGTAATCACCGAGGAAGACCTCGCCAAGGCAAGAATCGAGCGCTACATCATCGGCCCGGTCTTCAACTTCGACTTCTTCTATTCCCCGATTGATGGGGAGATAGAGCTTTTGGGCATAGACTGGCGCTTCGAGACGAGTTTGGACGGCCACGTTCGCCTGCCCGCTCACCAGCAGCTCACCCTTCCCGAATGGCAGTTTGAGCCGGAATACACCGTCACAGGTCACGCCTCTTCAACCCTTAGGGAGTCCCTCCTTGAGAAGGTCTTCGACATGGCCGAGCGCTATGTGAAGGTTACCCAGGAGTACTACTCCCCGGGAATCATCGGGCCCTTCACGCTCCAGACGGCCGTGGATAAGGACCTGAACTTCTACATCTACGACGTGGCTCCAAGAACCGGTGGGGGAACCAACATCCACATGGCGGTGGGGCACCCCTACGGCAACTCCCTCTGGAGGAGGCCGATGAGCACAGGGAGGAGGGTTGCCCTCGAGATTAAGCGAGCCCTTGAGCTGGACGAGCTTGAGAAGGTGGTCACGTGA
- a CDS encoding formate--phosphoribosylaminoimidazolecarboxamide ligase, translating to MRVSTYASHSALQILKGAKDEGFETVAFGKARVRPLYTKYFPVADRFIEGTYPEERLLELNAVVIPTGSFVAHLGIELVEKMRVPYYGNKEVLKWESDRSLERRWLEKAKLRLPRVYDDPDDIDGPVIVKPHGAKGGRGYFLAKSSEDFWRKAERLDIRDKEDLKGVQIQEYVLGVPVYPHYFYSKLNRELELMSIDRRYESNADAIGRIPAKEQLDLEPNTNYTVIGNIPLVLRESLLMNIIDAGERVVEAAEKLMGGLWGPFCLEGVFTEELEFVVFEISARIVAGTNPFVHGSPYSWLRYDYPVSTGRRIAMELRQAVEVGGLDEILT from the coding sequence ATGAGGGTTTCAACTTACGCCTCCCACTCGGCCCTTCAGATTTTGAAGGGGGCCAAGGACGAGGGCTTCGAGACGGTGGCCTTCGGAAAAGCCCGGGTCAGACCGCTCTACACGAAGTACTTCCCGGTGGCTGACCGTTTCATTGAGGGAACTTATCCGGAGGAGAGGCTGCTTGAGCTGAACGCCGTCGTCATTCCTACCGGCTCCTTCGTCGCCCACCTCGGAATCGAGCTGGTCGAGAAGATGCGCGTCCCATACTACGGAAACAAAGAAGTCCTCAAGTGGGAGAGCGACCGCTCACTGGAGAGGAGATGGCTTGAGAAAGCTAAACTCCGTCTCCCGAGGGTTTACGATGACCCGGACGACATAGACGGGCCGGTAATAGTCAAGCCCCACGGGGCGAAGGGTGGAAGGGGCTACTTTTTAGCTAAGAGCTCCGAGGACTTCTGGAGAAAGGCAGAAAGACTGGACATCAGGGACAAAGAGGATCTGAAGGGGGTTCAGATTCAGGAGTACGTCCTCGGCGTTCCGGTTTACCCCCACTACTTCTACTCGAAGCTCAACCGCGAGCTGGAGCTGATGAGCATTGACCGGCGTTACGAGTCAAACGCCGACGCGATAGGCAGGATCCCGGCCAAGGAGCAGCTCGACCTCGAACCCAACACCAACTATACGGTGATAGGCAACATACCCCTCGTCCTCCGCGAGAGCCTGCTGATGAACATCATCGATGCTGGTGAAAGGGTTGTGGAAGCGGCGGAGAAGCTCATGGGCGGTCTATGGGGCCCCTTCTGTCTTGAAGGGGTCTTCACCGAGGAGCTTGAGTTCGTCGTCTTCGAGATTTCCGCCAGGATAGTCGCTGGGACGAACCCTTTCGTCCACGGCTCCCCCTACAGCTGGCTCCGCTACGACTACCCGGTCAGCACCGGGAGGAGGATAGCTATGGAGCTTAGGCAGGCCGTCGAGGTAGGGGGGCTCGACGAAATTTTGACGTGA
- the purE gene encoding 5-(carboxyamino)imidazole ribonucleotide mutase: MKVLVVMGSKSDSHIAEKVTSILDEFGVGYDVEVASAHRNPKKVEELAKKNYEVFIAIAGLSAALPGVIAAHTVKPVIGVPVSAKLNGLDALFSIAQLPPGVPVATVGIDNGKNAALLAIEILAVKNEELKRKLEEYRKKMRA, translated from the coding sequence ATGAAGGTGCTAGTGGTTATGGGAAGCAAGAGCGACTCCCATATCGCTGAGAAAGTAACCTCAATCCTTGACGAGTTCGGCGTTGGGTATGACGTCGAGGTTGCTTCAGCCCACAGGAATCCGAAAAAAGTCGAGGAGCTAGCCAAAAAGAATTACGAGGTTTTCATAGCGATAGCAGGCCTGAGCGCAGCTTTGCCGGGGGTAATAGCGGCCCACACAGTTAAGCCCGTTATAGGCGTCCCAGTTTCGGCGAAGCTCAACGGCCTCGATGCCCTCTTTAGCATAGCCCAGCTTCCGCCGGGCGTCCCAGTGGCAACAGTCGGTATAGACAACGGGAAGAACGCGGCGTTACTGGCAATTGAGATTCTCGCGGTAAAGAACGAGGAGCTGAAGAGAAAGCTCGAAGAGTACAGGAAAAAGATGCGGGCATGA
- a CDS encoding antitoxin family protein, translating to MGEIIEVIYENGVLRPLKPLKLKEGQRLRVRVYSDDFLKLAREMRREVTPEKFREDPTDYLLRLREEET from the coding sequence ATGGGAGAAATTATCGAAGTGATTTACGAAAACGGCGTGCTGAGACCCCTCAAGCCCCTCAAGCTGAAGGAGGGCCAGAGGCTCAGGGTGAGGGTTTACAGCGATGACTTCCTCAAACTGGCAAGGGAGATGAGGCGGGAAGTAACACCTGAGAAGTTCAGGGAGGATCCAACAGACTACCTGCTCCGCCTGCGGGAGGAGGAAACATGA
- the purL gene encoding phosphoribosylformylglycinamidine synthase subunit PurL → MFPHEEKLIRERLKREPNETEKAMLEVMWSEHASYKSSRPWLKLLPTENEHVILGPGEDAGIVKFDDETWVVVGIESHNHPSAVEPYGGAATGVGGIVRDILCMGARPIALLDPIRFGPLEKERNRYLFEYVVKGIADYGNRIGVPTVGGETEFDESLDNYTLVNVACVGIMRPEHLVHSFVEEPGLKLILVGNRTGRDGIHGVTFASEELSGNDEEDRSAVQIPDPFMEKLLIEATLEAVYTDKVKALKDLGGGGLTCAASEMAGKKGFGAVIYADRVPLREPGMAPIEVMISESQERMLFAVKPGDVEELGRIFEKYGLEWTVVGEIIGEPRFIVYWKGEKVANLPVDLLTDVPTIEWEMKPYSAERPVEIPKVPFEKAFGLVWGSENILSKRWVWESYDHEVQGRTVLKPGRDAAVLKIDEEYGLAFVADGNPNHCYLNPYHGAMGIVAEVVRNLVSVGAEPLALVDNLNFASPERPEVYWSFAETIKGLADAANAFGLAYVSGNVSFYNEVVDKPIKPTPVVAGLGKVKLEEIPEGEFEEDLLIGVVGMTKPELGGSELYRVLGVDGGFVPRVDLEAERASAEGILRAIRKGLVRAVHDVSRGGIAVALVEMAVAGEVGFTAELARVPAETSNPVEVAFSESHGRYIVAFPEGNLEELKSLFRHFAVIGRAGGSEAVFLWDGRELFRKPLEELKAVHESLPRLLGEEE, encoded by the coding sequence GTGTTCCCCCACGAGGAGAAGCTCATCCGTGAACGCTTGAAGAGAGAGCCGAATGAAACAGAGAAGGCGATGCTCGAAGTTATGTGGAGCGAGCACGCCTCCTACAAGTCGAGCAGGCCCTGGCTTAAGCTCCTTCCGACCGAGAACGAGCACGTGATTTTGGGCCCCGGCGAGGACGCCGGGATAGTGAAGTTCGACGACGAAACGTGGGTGGTCGTTGGAATCGAGAGCCACAACCACCCCTCGGCTGTGGAACCCTACGGTGGAGCGGCAACTGGAGTAGGTGGAATCGTCAGGGACATACTCTGCATGGGTGCGAGGCCGATTGCTTTGCTCGACCCCATACGCTTTGGGCCCCTTGAGAAGGAGAGAAACAGATACCTCTTCGAGTACGTGGTGAAGGGAATAGCCGACTACGGCAACAGGATAGGCGTCCCGACGGTTGGAGGTGAAACCGAGTTCGATGAGAGCTTGGATAACTATACACTAGTAAACGTCGCCTGCGTTGGGATAATGAGGCCAGAGCACCTCGTTCACAGCTTTGTTGAGGAACCGGGTCTGAAGTTAATCCTCGTTGGAAACAGAACCGGAAGGGACGGCATTCACGGAGTTACATTCGCGAGCGAAGAGCTGAGCGGCAACGATGAGGAAGACCGCTCCGCCGTCCAGATTCCCGACCCCTTTATGGAGAAGCTGTTGATTGAGGCCACGCTTGAGGCTGTTTACACCGATAAGGTGAAGGCCCTAAAAGACCTCGGCGGTGGCGGTCTGACCTGCGCCGCCTCCGAGATGGCAGGCAAGAAGGGCTTCGGCGCGGTAATCTACGCCGACAGGGTTCCGCTCCGCGAGCCGGGAATGGCCCCGATCGAGGTTATGATTTCCGAGAGCCAGGAGCGGATGCTCTTCGCGGTTAAGCCTGGTGATGTTGAGGAACTTGGAAGGATTTTTGAAAAGTATGGCCTCGAATGGACGGTTGTCGGTGAAATCATCGGGGAGCCGAGGTTCATCGTCTACTGGAAAGGCGAGAAAGTCGCGAACTTACCGGTTGACCTCCTAACCGACGTCCCGACAATAGAGTGGGAGATGAAGCCCTACAGCGCCGAGAGGCCGGTTGAAATCCCCAAGGTTCCCTTCGAGAAGGCCTTCGGCCTCGTCTGGGGCAGTGAAAACATACTCAGCAAGCGCTGGGTCTGGGAAAGCTACGACCACGAGGTTCAGGGGAGAACTGTCCTCAAGCCCGGGAGAGATGCTGCAGTCCTCAAAATAGACGAGGAATATGGCTTGGCTTTCGTCGCCGATGGTAACCCGAACCACTGCTATCTTAACCCCTATCACGGTGCTATGGGGATAGTTGCAGAAGTTGTAAGGAACCTCGTCAGCGTTGGGGCCGAGCCCCTCGCTTTGGTGGACAACCTCAACTTCGCCTCCCCGGAGAGGCCTGAGGTTTACTGGAGCTTCGCCGAGACGATTAAGGGGCTGGCGGACGCCGCTAACGCCTTCGGTTTGGCCTATGTCAGCGGCAACGTGAGCTTCTACAATGAGGTCGTTGACAAGCCGATAAAGCCGACCCCGGTCGTTGCTGGCCTCGGAAAGGTTAAGCTTGAGGAGATTCCAGAGGGAGAGTTCGAGGAGGACCTCCTCATCGGAGTGGTGGGTATGACGAAGCCTGAACTCGGCGGCTCGGAGCTCTACAGAGTTCTTGGGGTTGACGGCGGCTTTGTCCCCCGTGTAGACCTTGAGGCCGAGAGGGCCAGCGCTGAGGGGATTCTGAGGGCTATACGGAAAGGCCTTGTTAGGGCGGTACACGATGTTAGCAGGGGAGGAATAGCGGTGGCTCTGGTGGAGATGGCCGTAGCCGGGGAGGTAGGCTTCACCGCCGAGCTCGCGAGGGTCCCTGCTGAGACCTCGAATCCGGTAGAGGTCGCCTTCAGCGAAAGCCACGGGCGCTACATAGTTGCCTTCCCCGAAGGGAACCTTGAGGAACTCAAGTCCTTATTCAGGCACTTCGCGGTAATTGGCCGGGCTGGGGGGAGTGAAGCCGTTTTCCTCTGGGACGGAAGGGAGCTCTTTCGGAAGCCCCTTGAAGAGCTTAAAGCGGTTCACGAGTCCCTACCGAGGCTTTTGGGTGAGGAGGAATGA
- the purM gene encoding phosphoribosylformylglycinamidine cyclo-ligase, which translates to MLTYAQAGVDDEKTTKALRGIMGLAKETFRFRKGKLGEPAENLGHYAALMDFDEFYLAMTTDGVGTKVLVAEAVGKLDTIGIDMIAMNVNDLLCVGAEPVALVDYLAVREPDERVFEEIAKGLYEGARQAGIAIVGGETAVMPDLINGFDLAGTAIGIVEKGKVITGKRIRPGDVVIGIASSGIHSNGLTLARKLLIPKYGLDYEYGGRKLWEWLLEPTRIYVKAILGLIGSVEVHGLAHITGGGLTNLKRLTNHGFSLEMPPIEGIFKLIHENGVPLKEMFRVFNMGVGFIAIVPQEEKETALEVLNKHFESFELGTVTERPGIVVMNYGVKL; encoded by the coding sequence ATGCTGACCTATGCTCAGGCCGGAGTCGATGACGAAAAAACCACGAAGGCCCTCAGGGGAATCATGGGCCTCGCGAAGGAGACGTTCAGGTTCAGAAAAGGAAAGCTCGGCGAACCGGCCGAGAACCTCGGCCATTACGCGGCACTGATGGATTTTGACGAGTTCTACCTCGCCATGACGACCGATGGTGTCGGCACAAAGGTTCTTGTAGCGGAAGCCGTCGGCAAGCTCGACACGATAGGGATAGATATGATAGCAATGAACGTGAACGACCTGCTCTGCGTTGGTGCTGAGCCTGTAGCTCTCGTTGACTATCTCGCAGTCAGGGAGCCTGATGAGAGAGTTTTTGAAGAGATAGCCAAGGGGCTCTACGAAGGGGCGAGGCAGGCCGGAATAGCGATAGTCGGCGGAGAGACGGCAGTTATGCCCGACCTCATCAACGGCTTTGATTTAGCCGGAACTGCCATCGGAATAGTCGAGAAGGGGAAGGTCATAACGGGAAAAAGGATAAGGCCGGGGGACGTGGTCATCGGAATTGCCAGCTCGGGGATACACTCCAATGGCCTGACACTGGCCAGGAAGCTCCTCATTCCGAAGTACGGCCTCGACTACGAGTACGGGGGGAGAAAGCTCTGGGAGTGGCTTCTGGAACCGACGAGGATTTATGTGAAGGCGATTCTTGGACTGATTGGGAGTGTCGAGGTTCATGGATTAGCCCACATAACCGGCGGCGGGCTGACCAACCTAAAGCGCCTCACGAACCACGGCTTTTCCCTTGAGATGCCACCCATCGAAGGAATATTTAAGCTCATCCACGAAAACGGTGTCCCCCTGAAGGAGATGTTCAGGGTGTTCAACATGGGGGTCGGATTCATCGCAATAGTCCCGCAGGAAGAGAAGGAAACTGCTCTGGAAGTCCTCAACAAACACTTCGAGAGCTTTGAGCTTGGAACCGTCACCGAAAGACCGGGGATAGTAGTGATGAACTACGGGGTAAAGCTTTAA
- the purQ gene encoding phosphoribosylformylglycinamidine synthase I codes for MVRFAVVVFPGTNCDFETERAIRKAGGKAERVWYKANLKDFDGVVLPGGFSYADYLRAGAIAARQEIMEEVKEFAREGRPVLGICNGFQILTEAGLLPGALRPNKNPRFLCKWVHLRVEDTQTPFTSLYGPGEVIRMPIAHAEGNYYVNDPSMVRVVFQYSDEKGNVTEKANPNGSVLNIAAIASERGNVLGTMPHPERASDRFLGSEDGLKLFRSMVEWARR; via the coding sequence ATGGTTCGCTTTGCTGTGGTGGTGTTTCCGGGAACCAACTGCGACTTCGAGACCGAGAGGGCCATAAGAAAGGCCGGCGGAAAAGCGGAGCGCGTCTGGTATAAAGCAAATCTCAAGGACTTCGATGGAGTTGTTCTCCCCGGCGGCTTCAGCTACGCCGATTACCTTCGTGCCGGAGCTATAGCTGCTCGACAGGAGATAATGGAGGAAGTGAAGGAGTTTGCACGCGAGGGAAGGCCCGTCCTCGGAATCTGCAACGGCTTTCAGATCCTCACTGAGGCTGGCCTTTTGCCCGGTGCTTTGAGACCGAACAAAAATCCAAGGTTCCTTTGCAAATGGGTTCATCTCCGCGTTGAAGACACCCAAACGCCGTTCACTTCCCTCTACGGGCCGGGAGAGGTCATAAGGATGCCGATAGCCCACGCGGAGGGGAACTACTATGTTAATGACCCGTCAATGGTCCGGGTAGTTTTCCAGTACAGCGACGAAAAGGGCAACGTAACCGAAAAGGCCAACCCCAACGGCTCGGTTCTCAACATAGCGGCGATAGCCAGCGAGAGGGGCAACGTCCTCGGGACCATGCCCCATCCGGAAAGAGCAAGCGACCGCTTTCTGGGGAGCGAGGACGGATTAAAGCTCTTCAGGAGCATGGTGGAGTGGGCGAGGAGGTGA
- the purD gene encoding phosphoribosylamine--glycine ligase: MRVLLVGGGGREHAIGNALVRGGAELYVVSKHRNPGLARLAKGYGLASETDVEKVLNYAEKFGVELAFIGPEAPLEKGIVDVLEENGIPAVGPTKEAAKLETDKTFARSLMERYEIPGRKLFRVFSDVSEMRSWIGDFGRPVVVKPIGLTGGKGVKVVGYQLRDNEEAKAYAEELIKKDGKVLIEERTDGVEFTFQVFTDGKRAIPMPLAQDYPHAYEDDEGPITGGMGSYSCSSHLLPFVTREDYEKALETLKATIKAMRKNGTPYKGILYGQFMLSKDGPVLIEYNARFGDPEAMNVLPLLRTGLLGVAEGIVDSSLGKAEFEKKATVVKYLAPKGYPLNPIKGVKVQVNEEAIAEAGAKLYYASIDENFTLLGSRAIAVVGIAETLEEAEGIAQSAIGHVKGELFYRRDVGTRESVEKRIKLMKELGKDFEPNSC, translated from the coding sequence ATGAGGGTTCTGCTCGTTGGTGGTGGCGGAAGGGAGCACGCGATTGGAAATGCCCTGGTGAGGGGTGGCGCGGAACTTTACGTGGTTTCAAAGCACAGGAACCCTGGATTGGCCAGGCTCGCGAAGGGCTACGGTTTAGCCAGTGAAACGGACGTCGAGAAGGTCTTAAACTACGCTGAAAAGTTTGGCGTCGAGCTGGCCTTCATCGGTCCGGAGGCGCCGCTTGAAAAGGGAATCGTTGATGTGCTCGAAGAGAACGGGATTCCGGCCGTCGGCCCAACCAAAGAGGCCGCCAAACTCGAAACGGACAAGACCTTCGCCCGCTCCCTGATGGAGAGATATGAGATTCCCGGCAGGAAGCTCTTCAGGGTTTTTAGCGATGTTTCCGAGATGCGCTCCTGGATAGGCGACTTTGGAAGGCCGGTCGTTGTGAAGCCTATCGGTCTCACCGGGGGAAAGGGTGTTAAGGTGGTCGGCTATCAGCTGAGGGACAACGAGGAGGCCAAGGCCTACGCTGAGGAGCTGATCAAGAAGGACGGTAAGGTTCTGATTGAAGAAAGAACCGACGGAGTCGAGTTCACCTTCCAAGTCTTCACGGACGGGAAGAGGGCAATCCCAATGCCCCTCGCACAGGATTACCCCCACGCCTACGAGGATGATGAGGGGCCGATAACCGGCGGAATGGGCAGTTACTCGTGTTCAAGCCACCTGCTTCCCTTTGTGACTCGCGAGGACTACGAAAAGGCCCTTGAGACGCTCAAAGCGACGATTAAAGCCATGAGAAAGAACGGAACGCCCTACAAGGGAATCCTCTACGGCCAGTTCATGCTGAGCAAAGACGGCCCGGTTCTCATAGAATACAACGCCCGCTTCGGAGATCCGGAGGCAATGAACGTTCTCCCCCTCCTCAGGACGGGACTGCTTGGGGTAGCCGAGGGGATCGTGGACAGTAGCCTCGGAAAGGCAGAATTCGAGAAAAAGGCAACGGTCGTCAAATATTTGGCTCCAAAGGGCTATCCCCTGAACCCAATTAAGGGAGTTAAAGTTCAGGTGAACGAAGAAGCCATAGCCGAAGCCGGAGCGAAGCTCTACTACGCCTCCATTGACGAGAACTTCACGCTCCTCGGCTCCCGCGCTATAGCGGTCGTTGGAATAGCCGAGACCCTGGAGGAAGCTGAAGGAATAGCTCAGAGCGCTATCGGTCACGTGAAGGGCGAGCTCTTCTACCGGAGAGACGTTGGAACGAGGGAGAGCGTTGAGAAGAGGATTAAGCTGATGAAAGAGCTCGGAAAGGATTTCGAGCCGAATTCATGCTGA
- the purT gene encoding phosphoribosylglycinamide formyltransferase 2 encodes MIKPRDELGTAMTDSAQKILLLGSGELGKEIAIEAQRLGVEVIAVDRYANAPAMQIAHRSYVGDMRKADFLFSVVEREKPDAIIPEIEAINLDALFELEKDGYFVVPNARATWIAMHRERTRETLAKEAKVPTSRYAYATTLDELYEACEKIGYPCHTKAIMSSSGKGSYFVKGPEDVPKAWEVAKKKARGSADKIIVEEHIDFEVEITELAVRHYDENGEIVTTFPKPVGHYQIDGDYHASWQPAEISEKAEHEVYRIAKRITDVLGGLGLFGVEMFVKGDKVWANEVSPRPHDTGMVTLASHPTGFSEFGLHLKAVLGLPIPGEWVDGYRLFPMLTPAATHVIKANVSGYSPRFRGLVKALSVPNATVRLFGKPEAYPGRRLGVALAWDRDIGEAKRRAEMVAHMVELRTKGSEWHSQDYERRKHII; translated from the coding sequence ATGATCAAGCCCCGAGACGAGCTCGGAACCGCCATGACGGATTCTGCCCAAAAGATACTCCTCCTCGGAAGCGGTGAACTGGGAAAGGAGATAGCCATCGAGGCCCAGAGGCTTGGCGTTGAAGTCATCGCCGTTGACCGCTACGCCAACGCCCCCGCAATGCAGATCGCCCACCGCTCCTACGTTGGAGACATGCGCAAGGCTGACTTCCTCTTCTCGGTCGTCGAGAGAGAAAAGCCCGACGCTATAATCCCAGAGATCGAGGCGATAAACCTCGACGCTCTCTTCGAGCTAGAGAAGGACGGTTACTTCGTCGTTCCGAACGCGAGGGCAACTTGGATAGCCATGCACCGCGAGAGGACGAGAGAGACCCTCGCGAAGGAAGCAAAGGTTCCAACGTCGAGATATGCCTACGCCACCACTCTCGACGAACTCTACGAGGCCTGCGAGAAGATAGGCTATCCCTGCCACACGAAGGCGATAATGAGCTCCTCCGGAAAGGGTTCCTACTTCGTGAAAGGGCCAGAGGATGTTCCAAAGGCCTGGGAAGTTGCCAAGAAAAAAGCCCGCGGTAGTGCGGACAAGATAATCGTGGAAGAACATATTGACTTCGAAGTTGAGATTACGGAGTTAGCTGTCAGACACTACGACGAGAACGGCGAAATCGTCACGACCTTCCCGAAGCCGGTCGGCCACTACCAGATCGACGGCGACTACCACGCAAGCTGGCAACCGGCGGAGATAAGCGAAAAGGCCGAACACGAGGTTTACAGGATAGCCAAGCGCATCACCGATGTCCTTGGCGGCCTCGGCCTCTTCGGCGTCGAGATGTTTGTCAAGGGCGATAAAGTCTGGGCCAACGAGGTCTCCCCGAGGCCCCACGATACTGGCATGGTTACGCTTGCATCCCATCCCACTGGCTTCTCAGAGTTTGGCCTCCACCTGAAGGCAGTTCTTGGCCTCCCGATACCGGGGGAATGGGTCGATGGATACAGGCTCTTTCCGATGCTCACGCCAGCGGCGACCCACGTCATCAAGGCCAACGTTTCCGGTTACTCCCCGCGCTTCCGCGGTCTGGTGAAGGCCCTGAGCGTTCCGAACGCGACGGTGAGGCTCTTCGGCAAGCCGGAGGCTTACCCTGGAAGGAGGCTTGGAGTTGCTCTTGCGTGGGATAGAGACATTGGGGAGGCAAAGAGGCGTGCCGAGATGGTGGCGCACATGGTCGAGCTTAGGACCAAGGGTTCAGAGTGGCACTCCCAGGATTACGAGAGGAGAAAACACATCATTTGA
- the guaA gene encoding glutamine-hydrolyzing GMP synthase produces the protein MWERFIEEKVEEIRETVGDSKAIIALSGGVDSSTAAILAHKAIGNRLHAVFVNTGFMRKNEPEFVVKTFRDEFGLNLHYVDASERFFNALKGVTDPEEKRKIIGRVFIEVFEEIAKEINADFLIQGTIAPDWIESKGKIKSHHNVGGLPERLNLKLIEPLRDLYKDEVRELARELGLPEKIYNRMPFPGPGLAVRVLGEVTPEKVAIVREANAIVEEEIEKAGLKPWQAFAVLLGVKTVGVQGDIRAYKETIAVRVVESLDGMTANAMNVPFEVLQRIAFRITSEIPVVGRVLYDITNKPPATIEFE, from the coding sequence ATGTGGGAGAGGTTCATCGAGGAGAAGGTTGAGGAGATTAGGGAAACAGTTGGAGATAGCAAGGCGATAATAGCGCTCTCCGGCGGCGTTGACAGCTCGACGGCTGCAATACTCGCTCACAAGGCGATAGGCAATAGACTCCACGCGGTCTTTGTCAATACCGGCTTCATGAGGAAGAACGAGCCGGAATTCGTTGTCAAAACATTCCGCGACGAGTTCGGTCTCAACCTGCACTACGTCGATGCCAGCGAGCGCTTTTTCAATGCTCTCAAGGGTGTCACCGACCCCGAGGAGAAGAGGAAGATAATTGGTCGTGTTTTTATCGAGGTGTTTGAAGAAATCGCGAAGGAAATCAACGCGGACTTCCTCATTCAGGGCACAATCGCTCCGGACTGGATCGAGAGTAAGGGCAAAATCAAGAGCCACCACAACGTTGGCGGTTTGCCGGAGAGGCTCAACCTCAAGCTCATCGAGCCCCTCAGAGACCTCTACAAGGACGAGGTGAGGGAATTAGCGAGGGAACTCGGCCTGCCGGAGAAGATATACAACAGAATGCCCTTCCCTGGGCCGGGATTGGCTGTCAGGGTTCTCGGTGAGGTCACGCCGGAGAAGGTGGCCATCGTAAGGGAGGCGAATGCCATAGTGGAGGAGGAGATCGAGAAGGCCGGTCTAAAGCCCTGGCAGGCCTTTGCTGTTCTGCTGGGAGTGAAGACCGTCGGCGTTCAGGGCGACATAAGGGCCTACAAGGAAACTATCGCCGTCCGCGTCGTTGAGAGCCTCGATGGAATGACCGCCAATGCCATGAACGTCCCCTTCGAGGTTCTTCAGAGGATAGCGTTCCGTATTACAAGCGAGATTCCCGTGGTCGGAAGGGTGCTCTACGACATCACCAACAAACCGCCGGCGACGATAGAGTTTGAGTGA
- the purS gene encoding phosphoribosylformylglycinamidine synthase subunit PurS, with amino-acid sequence MRWKVTVIVRLKEGLNDPEGRVIGNALRNLGYAVESLRVPKHFEFELESEEPEREVEEMCRRLLANPLIHDYEYSIEPVS; translated from the coding sequence ATGAGATGGAAGGTTACCGTCATCGTTCGCCTCAAGGAAGGCCTCAACGACCCGGAAGGGAGGGTCATAGGAAACGCCCTCAGGAACCTTGGCTATGCGGTGGAGAGCCTGCGCGTTCCCAAGCACTTCGAGTTCGAACTGGAGAGCGAAGAGCCAGAGCGGGAAGTGGAGGAGATGTGCAGAAGGCTCCTCGCTAACCCGCTCATCCACGACTACGAGTACAGCATCGAGCCGGTGAGCTGA